Genomic window (Lycium barbarum isolate Lr01 chromosome 2, ASM1917538v2, whole genome shotgun sequence):
GGGTGAAGAATTCTTGCTTCAAACCCAAAATTGGAGTTGGTGTGGATGCTTCGAACATGTCTTTCATTAACATCAACGCGTAAGCCCTAGACTCGTAGCTTCCGCGTTGCATGACACGTGTCAATGACTCGATGAATTCGTTGTTTCCACTCGCGATGAGTGACCTCAATCCATGTTCAGATAATTTGAGTTGGTAGAGGATGCTTAGCGCTTCTTCTTTAGTACTCGTGAAACCCTCTTCGTCTGGCACTTCATTCGAAATATTTATAATAGAAGCTAAGAACTCTGGTGTCCCCGCGGATTCCATGCAGCGTTTGTTAGCGTCGTTCTCAGAAGCCATGGATCTTAGGGTCTTGAGAGTTTTCATTTGCATTTCTGGCGATTTTGCTTCTTTGAGGAGCTTTATGATCTGGGGTTTGTTGACTTGAGGCTTCGGTGTAGGGAACCTTTCGATGCCATAGGACGCGTTGAGAGTACACCACGATTGTATTAATCGCCGAAGAGTGATGTTTGGTGTCAATTCTATGCTTGTAAGGAACTGCTTTGTAACCGGACAAGTGTTATTCTTGGCTAAGAATATCCATTTCTCGATGTTTTCTCGATCATATGTTATTCCAG
Coding sequences:
- the LOC132629238 gene encoding E3 ubiquitin-protein ligase PUB23-like, which codes for MDEIQVPPYFICPISLEMMKDPVTISTGITYDRENIEKWIFLAKNNTCPVTKQFLTSIELTPNITLRRLIQSWCTLNASYGIERFPTPKPQVNKPQIIKLLKEAKSPEMQMKTLKTLRSMASENDANKRCMESAGTPEFLASIINISNEVPDEEGFTSTKEEALSILYQLKLSEHGLRSLIASGNNEFIESLTRVMQRGSYESRAYALMLMKDMFEASTPTPILGLKQEFFTQVVQVLRDEISQKATKASLQVLVQACPWGRNRVKAAEAGAIRVLVDLLLDSSEKRACELMLILLDQICQSAEGRVELLKHAGGLAIVSKKILRVSKAGSERAIKILHSISKFSATPSVVQEMLSLGVVAKLCLVLQVDCGSKAKDRAREILKLHGKAWRSSPCVPMNLKSSYPF